The genomic segment TCCCCGATCGCGACCACAATCTGGCGGTCGGCGATAAGACTTATAAGCAGGGCGTGTTGGCGTTTTTGGCTTAAGCCAAACTCAGTACAATTCCTTGCTCGCCAGCGCCGCACCGTCGGTGAGGGCCTTCAGCTTGGCCCAGGCGATCTGCGGATGCGAGCGGCCACCGAAGCCGCAATCGGCGCCGGCGACGACGTTCTGCTTGCCGACCGCATGCGCATAGCGCGTGATGCGCTGGGCGACGAGTTCGGGATGTTCGATCACGTCGGTTGAATGGGTGATGACGCCGGGCATCAGAATTTTGTTCTTCGGCAGCTTCACCGTCTCCCACACTTTCCATTCATGCTCGTGCCGGGCATTGGCGCCTTCGATCAGATAGGCCTGGGCTTTCACATTGAGCATGATGTCGACGATCTCCTTCAATTCGAGATCGTAGGCATGAGGCCCGTGCCAGCTGCCCCAGCACAGATGATAGCGGACGCGATCTTCCGGAATGCCTTTCAGCGCATGGTTGAGCGCCTCGATCCGCCGCATGCAGCGGCTACGAAACGCCGTAAGGCCCATGCCGATGCCGATGCGATCCCACAGCGCTGGCAGCCAGGCGTCGTCGACCTGAAGAATAAGGCCTGACTCGGCGATCGCCCGATATTCCACCGCCAGCGCATCGGCGAGCGCATAAAGATAGGCTTCCTCGCTGCCGTAATGCTCGTTGCGGCGATAGACCTCCAGGCTCGCTGGGGCGGTCGAGGTGAGAAAGGCTTCGGTACCGCCGGCCGCCTGCTGCATCAGCGCGATCTCACGCTGCAACTCTTCTTGGCCGGTATAGGCGATCGGACCGTTGCAGACCCAGATCGGCCGAGCCTGCTTGATCTGCCCGCCGGGCGTATAGAACAGCGTGCCGCGCTCGCTGGCGTATTGGTAGAAGGCGGCGAAATCCTCGCGGTCCTTGCCCTGGGCGAGCAACGGTTTCTCACCTGCTGGCGCCGGCCGAGCCTCGAAGCCGGAGAAGCGGCTTTCGACGAAGGACAGCCAATCGCCACCCTTGGTGTATTCGCCCTCGTTGACGATATCGATGCCGATTTCGCGCTGCTTGCGCACCACGGCCTCGACCGCAGCGGGCAGTTTCTGCGCATAGTCGGCGGCGTTTTCGTCGAGGGCGACAAGGGCCGGCAGGCTGCCGACATGGGTGGTGCGGATTTTCGTCGGGCTGCCCAGCATGCATCCTCCCTCTGCCGTGGAAATCGCCACACTTTCCGTGCGTTAACCGAAGTCTAGCAAACCGGACAAGGGCTGGCCTTGTCGGTCCATGACCACGTCATCATATTCGTGGTATAAATGGACGGACGCAAGGTCGCTGGGGTAGAAACCCCGACGCTTCGGTCGCGTGGTGGAGAATGGAATGACGATGCAGTCCTCAGCCAAGATCATCGGCTTTGCCGATACGGATCCGCTGCTCGCGCGGCTACGCGCAGAGGCCGAGGAAATGGTGCGCAAGTCACCCGAGCTTTCCAACCTGGTGCTCGCCAACGTCCTCAATCATAGCACTCTGGCCAGCGCGGTGATCCAGCGCGTCAGTGAACGTCTGGAAAGCCAGAAAGTGCCGCGCGATATCCTGCGCCAAACCTATACCGAGGTGGTGGCGCATGATCCCTCCATCGCCGAGGCCTTCCAGGCCGATATCATGGCGGTGTTCGATCGCGATCCGGCTTGCATGCGGTTGATCGAACCGCTGCTGTTTTTCAAGG from the Beijerinckia sp. 28-YEA-48 genome contains:
- a CDS encoding cobalamin-independent methionine synthase II family protein, with protein sequence MLGSPTKIRTTHVGSLPALVALDENAADYAQKLPAAVEAVVRKQREIGIDIVNEGEYTKGGDWLSFVESRFSGFEARPAPAGEKPLLAQGKDREDFAAFYQYASERGTLFYTPGGQIKQARPIWVCNGPIAYTGQEELQREIALMQQAAGGTEAFLTSTAPASLEVYRRNEHYGSEEAYLYALADALAVEYRAIAESGLILQVDDAWLPALWDRIGIGMGLTAFRSRCMRRIEALNHALKGIPEDRVRYHLCWGSWHGPHAYDLELKEIVDIMLNVKAQAYLIEGANARHEHEWKVWETVKLPKNKILMPGVITHSTDVIEHPELVAQRITRYAHAVGKQNVVAGADCGFGGRSHPQIAWAKLKALTDGAALASKELY